DNA sequence from the Thermodesulfitimonas autotrophica genome:
GGAAGAGGTCATCCAGGTGACGACCTCCGGCAGCATTTCGTGACACTGAGCGCATTCAATGTCGGCAAGCTTAGCCGATGCAGGCTGGGCTTTCTCGCCCTGGGTGGCTTCGGGCTTGGCGGTTTCGGTGGCGGCCTGTTTTTCGCCGCAGCCGGAGAGGGCTACCATGAGCAAAACGAGCAGGACCGCGAGGATGATACCCGGTGATACGCCTCTACGCCACTCAGTGGAGGAGCGTTTCACGTATTCACCTCCTTCCCGCTCCGGAATTGCTGGAGTTTGTGGAGGATAAATTCTACAACCCAGGCGCCAATTCCTTCTCTTTATTCGAAAAAATTCTTATGCAGGCGGATTAAAATTCCTAATCCGGCCTTAACGCCGACTCTGGAGTAACAAGGTACGGGACTTCCGCTTCGTTAGCCTTTGACGGGCTGGTGAAGCGCGCTTCGGGTTTGCGGTTGAGCCCCTTTTTGGTGGTCATTTCTGTATTGACGAACCTGGCGGGCCGGTGATATAAAAAAGTGACGGTGACTTAATGAGGAGGTAGAGCGTGCTTAGTATTTCGAAGATGCTTTCGGGCCAGGAAGAAGTGGGGGACGCGTTGCGCTACCACTTTCGGGAGCGCCCCGTTGGCCCGGTGGTAGTCTGGAACTCAACCCGGGCGTGCAACCTCCGCTGCCGGCACTGTTACGCGAGCGCTACGCCGGGGCCGGCGGAAGGGGAGCTCACAACGGCGGAGGCGCAGCGCTTCATCGACGGGTTGGCGGAGGCGAATGTCCCGGTACTGCTTTTCTCGGGCGGGGAGCCGCTGCTGCGGCCTGACTTTTTTGAACTGGTAAACTACGCGCGGGAGCGTGGTATCCGGCCCGTCATCTCGACTAACGGGACGCTCATCACGCGCGAGGTCGCCCAGAGGATCAAAGAAGCCGGTGTCGGCTACGTTGGTATCAGCCTTGACGGGCTGGAGGAGCTTAACGACCGGATGCGGGCGGTGAAAGGGGCCTATAAGCTCGCGCTTACGGGCATCAAGAACTGTGTGGCGGTAGGGCAGCGCGTCGGGCTGCGGTTTACGATTACCAGGGAAAATTACCAGGATGTCGCGGCGATTTTCGACCTGGTGGAACAGGAAGAGATAAACCGGGTCTGTTTCTATCACCTCGTGACGGTTGGTCGCGGCAGAAACCTGCGCGAAGAGGACCTGGACCCGGCGACGAAGCGTAAAGTTGTGGACCTCATCATCGAGCGGACGGCGGACTTTGTCCGGCGGGGGCTGGGAAAAGAGATTCTCACCGTTGATAACCACGCGGACGCGGTTTACATCTACCTGAAGCTGCGCCAGACGAATCCGGCACGGGCGGAAGAGGTTTACGCGTGGCTTGCGCGGACCGGCGGCAACCGGAGCGGCAGCGGTATCGGGGCGGTAGACTGGTTCGGAAACGTTTATCCCGACCAGTTCACCCAAAACCACCCCCTCGGCAACGTGCGGGAGCGGAAGTTCGGGGAGATTTGGTACGACCCGCAGAATGAGCTTTTAAACCAGCTTCGCAACCGCAAACCGCTCTTAAAGGGGCGTTGCGGCGCCTGCCGCTGGCTCGAAATCTGCAACGGCAACTTCCGGGCGCGGGCGGAGGCGGTGCACAACGATTTTTGGGCGCCTGACCCGGGTTGCTACCTGACCGATGAAGAGATAGGCGTAGCGGGATAGCTTGAGTTTAGAACGCGAAGTTTGCCGTTTTAAAACGTGGCCCCGGCGCAGGGCTAATCTCTGCAGCCGGGGCCAGCGTTTTTTAAAAGTAGGCCGGGATAAAACCGGGGGTTCTCACGGCCTGATTATTTATAGCTGTGTAGACCGCTCATCAGGTACTTCACGCCGATCAGAGTGAAAAGAACGGCGATAAAACCGATAAGGGCGAGCCAAGCGCCCCGCCGCCCCCGCCAGGAGCCCCGCGTCCAGCCGTGCAGGTAGAAGGCGTAGACGATCCACGTGATGAGCGCCCATGTTTCCATCGGGTCCCAGCTCCACCAGGCGCCCCAAGCCTCTTCCGCCCATACCGCGCCGGTAATGATGAGGAGGGTTTGGAAGGCGAAGCCGAAGGCGATCGTCCCGTAAATCAGGCGTTCGAGGCAGCCGGTTTCGGGAATCAGCGCCCGTAGCCCCGTTTCCGGCGCGCCGGGCCGGTCCTTCACCAGGTACATCGCGCCTAAGGCGCAGGAAAGGGCGAAGGCGCCGTAGGCCAGGATGGCCGTGGCAACGTGGAACTGGAGCCAGTAGCTTTGCAGCGCCGGTACCAGGGCCTCCGGGGCCTTTTTAATGGAGAAAGCGTAGGCCATAAGCCCCGCGAGCAACGGGGTGGCAAAAATCCCCGTTGCGGTGATGCGGTAGCG
Encoded proteins:
- a CDS encoding radical SAM/SPASM domain-containing protein gives rise to the protein MLSISKMLSGQEEVGDALRYHFRERPVGPVVVWNSTRACNLRCRHCYASATPGPAEGELTTAEAQRFIDGLAEANVPVLLFSGGEPLLRPDFFELVNYARERGIRPVISTNGTLITREVAQRIKEAGVGYVGISLDGLEELNDRMRAVKGAYKLALTGIKNCVAVGQRVGLRFTITRENYQDVAAIFDLVEQEEINRVCFYHLVTVGRGRNLREEDLDPATKRKVVDLIIERTADFVRRGLGKEILTVDNHADAVYIYLKLRQTNPARAEEVYAWLARTGGNRSGSGIGAVDWFGNVYPDQFTQNHPLGNVRERKFGEIWYDPQNELLNQLRNRKPLLKGRCGACRWLEICNGNFRARAEAVHNDFWAPDPGCYLTDEEIGVAG
- the ccsB gene encoding c-type cytochrome biogenesis protein CcsB translates to MYTIESNFFTLAFIAYVLSLAAFFSFFWTRSERSAKLGYLLTAAGLLLQLVSLTARSIAAGRWPFANLYEFISLMTFGIAAGTLIVGLRYRITATGIFATPLLAGLMAYAFSIKKAPEALVPALQSYWLQFHVATAILAYGAFALSCALGAMYLVKDRPGAPETGLRALIPETGCLERLIYGTIAFGFAFQTLLIITGAVWAEEAWGAWWSWDPMETWALITWIVYAFYLHGWTRGSWRGRRGAWLALIGFIAVLFTLIGVKYLMSGLHSYK